The sequence below is a genomic window from Methylotuvimicrobium sp. KM2.
AGGAGCTATTCAATCGATGCCAGATTTCGTCGGCCCGGTGACTCCAGGAAAAATTACAATCCAAGGCCAATTCGGATAAACCATCCAGTTTTTGACTCAATTCGGGCGTAAAAAAACGAGGTGCGGTCATCAGCTTTCTCCTGTAAAAATACGAGTATGCCCTTAGTAAACCGAGTTTCGTGATGCGATGAACATAAAGCAGCGGCGCAAATTTTTTCTATTGTCGCTTTGAATTATGACAGCATTGAGGCCTCTCTATTCCTATCAAACTTCAACTTTCATCGTTGATTCGAGGGGGCATCATCATTTGATTAGCAAAGAGCCTAATGTTTATCACAATAAAAAAACGGTCCCCAAACCCAAAAAAGCAACAAAACCGACAACATCGGTCACGGTTGTTAGTATGACCGAACCGGATAAGGCCGGGTCGATATCGAGCTTATCCAAGACCAATGGAATTACGACGCCTGCAAAAGCTGCAATGATAATATTCACGACAATCGCGGCCGCAATCACCGAACCGATAGACAGGCTTCCGAACCAAATACCTGCAATAGCGCCGATCACTAAAGCCCACAACAGGCCATTGAGTATGCCGACGCTGACTTCTTTAATCAAAAGCGGCTTAAAATTCCCCTTGCTGATTTGACCCAACGCGATGCCTCTGATGATCAATGTTAAAGTCTGACTGCCGGCAATCCCGCCCATCGATGCGACAATCGGCATCAACACCGCTAATGCAACGATTTGTTGTAAAGTACCTTCAAATAAGCCAATGAACCAAGAGGCCAGAAAAGCCGTTAACAAATTGATTCCTAACCAGGTGGCTCGGCGTTTGGAGCTACGAATCACTGGAGCGAATAAGTCTTCGTCTTCATCCATACCCGCGGTCGCCATCAATTGGCTTTCATATTCTTCGCGAGTAATTTCCAAAGCCAAGCGCAAGGTGATTCTGCCTAATAACAGTTGATCGGCATCGATGACCGGCAATGCAGTTAGCCCCGAATGCTCCATCTTTTCCGCAGCATCGGTTAAATAACTATCCGCCGACACAGTACCAGGATCGTCAATGCATAATTCGATCAATGGCGTAAGAGGATCCGCAGCATACAATTTATGAACAAGAACGGTGCCGACGAAAGCACCATTGCGCTGAATCAGATAAATACAATCGGTGTACTCGGGCAGGTTTTTTCGGATCAAACGCATCGCCTGTCTAACCCTTGCCGTCCTTGGCAAAATCAATAACTCATGATCGACATAGCGGCCGATTCGTTCATCGTCATATTGCGCCGACAACTGATAATGCTTTCGCTGACTGGCATCCATATTGCCAAGCGCCGTATCGATCACCGATTCCGGCAATGTTTCCGCCAGTTCGATTAAATCCTCGGCATGCAAGCCGCTCAGCAAAATCTGCAATTCCGATTCTTCGAAGCTTTCGATGATCGTCTGTCTGGGCTCGGAACGCATGGCGACCAAAACATCGACACGATCTTCGACAGGAACCTGCTGCCAACGCTCCAAACGTTGGTGCACGGGCAGGGATTCCAACAATAATGCCAATTCGGTACTTTCTAATTCTTCTATGGCTTGTTCAAAAACAGTTTTTTGATCTTCATTTTCTGCTTCGTTAAGACGCTCAACCAAATGACTGATTTCTTCATTCATTGCTGCCCTCCCTAATTGGGTCCCGCAAACGGGACTGTGTAAACGTTAACCCAGCCTAAACAACTATAGTGACTATGTCCCATAGAATTAAAAATTATTATTTATTTTTCAACATCTTATATTCATTCTCACTAAATGTTAAAGCTGGGTTAAGCCAAAAAAAAGGGCCCGTCCGGGCCCTTTTCACATTATTCTTCGGCAACCCATTTTAAGCATATTGTTGATTATTAAACATATTTAATGCCATATATTTCATAACCCTAAATCTACACTCCGAAATAACCACGCACAGCCTCAAGCGATAAACCATCCGCTCGGACGTTATTCGGTCAAAACAACCATGCATTGGAATTGAGAAAGTAAAAAAGAATCTGAGCATCGAATCAGCAATAACAGGCAATAGTCCTGTGTTAAATAAGCATTGAATTATGAAAGCCATTTACCGTGAATGCAATAAAAACCTCGCCTTCATATCATTTGAA
It includes:
- the mgtE gene encoding magnesium transporter; amino-acid sequence: MNEEISHLVERLNEAENEDQKTVFEQAIEELESTELALLLESLPVHQRLERWQQVPVEDRVDVLVAMRSEPRQTIIESFEESELQILLSGLHAEDLIELAETLPESVIDTALGNMDASQRKHYQLSAQYDDERIGRYVDHELLILPRTARVRQAMRLIRKNLPEYTDCIYLIQRNGAFVGTVLVHKLYAADPLTPLIELCIDDPGTVSADSYLTDAAEKMEHSGLTALPVIDADQLLLGRITLRLALEITREEYESQLMATAGMDEDEDLFAPVIRSSKRRATWLGINLLTAFLASWFIGLFEGTLQQIVALAVLMPIVASMGGIAGSQTLTLIIRGIALGQISKGNFKPLLIKEVSVGILNGLLWALVIGAIAGIWFGSLSIGSVIAAAIVVNIIIAAFAGVVIPLVLDKLDIDPALSGSVILTTVTDVVGFVAFLGLGTVFLL